In the Balearica regulorum gibbericeps isolate bBalReg1 chromosome 3, bBalReg1.pri, whole genome shotgun sequence genome, CGGGGATAGTGGGGTACGGCACCCCCAAATCCCAAAGCCCGGCAGGCAGAGACGCATACGCGTGGAAACAGAAGGGTGTGGGGGGGATTTTGCTGGTGTGAactgggtggggagggggggtcctgggggggggacacaacaCCCACAAGGGTCTCAGGGGGTGTCTCAGCCCCgtttctctctgctcctgcaggaCACCATGGTCCCGGGGGGCCCCGCCTGGTGCCTGCTGGTGGGGCTCTGCGCCCTCGTCCCCCCCGCCACCACCCAGGGGGGACCTGAAGAGGACGTGCCACCCAGCACCAGGACGGAGGAGTTGGGGTACCACCTCGCCCAGGATGGGGACCCCCTCCAGGACCCCCAGCGCTGTGGCATCACCTTCCACACCCCCAACCCTTGCAGCCCCCCTGGGccacccctctcctcctcccgtGATGAGCTGGATCATCTCAAGAGCCTCTTGCAGGACACCAAGGCCACCCTGAAGGACGTGGAGACAGCGGCCATGCTGGAGGACAACCGGACCCGCTACCAGGACATCATCACCGAGGCGCTGCCCGCCATCCACGGGGCCAACCTGGAATTTCAGGAGAGCCTGGACAACGTCCGCAGGGAGCTGGAGGCTCACGTGGCCGAGGCCGATCACCCATGGACAGCCGAGAAGAAGGAGAAGTAAGTGCCATGGGAAGGGGATGGACCGGGAGAGATGCTCCATGGAGCTGATGCCCCAGACCCCATGGGTGGGAGCCAGCCCCAGGTTACGGACACCTGGAAGGGGGGGTGTCTCTGGGTGTCCCCCAGGGTCCCACAGCCTTCGTGGTGGCTCTCAGGTGACACGTGGGGTTTGGATGCTCAGCAAACCGCTGCCGTTAACATCCGCAGCGGGGCCGGTGGGGGTCCTctgagggcagggaggggggtgggATGTCAGGAGGGGGGGTTGGCACTCCTAACCCAGTGACCCAGCACAGCTGAGCCACACCGTCGTGGTGGAGAAGCGCTCGCCAGGATGGAGGAGTTGGGGTACCTCCTCTCCCGGACTGGGGGGACCCCCTCTCCAGGACCCCCCAGTGCTGTGGCATCACCTTCCACACCCCCTGCGGGGAGGCtggtggggacacgggggacgCTGAGCCCGCTCTTCGCCCCTTCCCAGGCTGCGGAAGGGTGTCCGCGTGGTGGCCCACATGCTACGTCTCACCGGCCGCCTGGCCCAGACCCTCGACGCCGTCTCCCATCGCCTCCACGCTGAGCTGAGCCGGCGCCTGCAGAGCTCggccgcccgcgccgccgccgccgccgagcccTAGGACAGCGGGGACGGGCTCCGCTGTCACCCTGCACGTGGCCTTGCTTGCTGGTAGGACCCTGACCCAGCTCGGCTCCACGGCTTTTGGGGTGTCCCGGCTCCTTTCTCTGGTCCTGGGAGCCGAGACTTTGGACGAGGCGTTTACAAAACAGTCCGGGCGCCGGAGCCGGCAGCGCCGGGAGGGGATGGGAGGTTGCTGCCTGCTGTGCGATGCCGTCGCGCACGCGATGCCGTCGCGCACACGATGCCGTCGCACGTGTGATGCCATCGCCTACGCCGTGCCCGTAACCCCGGCCTGAGCGTTCAACGCATTTATCCCGCGAGACCTCGTCTAGCAGAGCCCGGTGCCGCCGTGTGTGCCCAGCCCCGTGCCCGGGGGAAGACCCCTCCGTCCCATCCCGCAGCATCTCTGCACCGCGCCGGCTCTCCCTGCAAGAGCTGTATCCCCACGGGCTCCCTTCTTGCACAGCTAGCCAGCC is a window encoding:
- the LOC142601399 gene encoding uncharacterized protein LOC142601399, which encodes MVPGGPAWCLLVGLCALVPPATTQGGPEEDVPPSTRTEELGYHLAQDGDPLQDPQRCGITFHTPNPCSPPGPPLSSSRDELDHLKSLLQDTKATLKDVETAAMLEDNRTRYQDIITEALPAIHGANLEFQESLDNVRRELEAHVAEADHPWTAEKKEKLRKGVRVVAHMLRLTGRLAQTLDAVSHRLHAELSRRLQSSAARAAAAAEP